In a genomic window of Pseudomonas putida:
- a CDS encoding efflux RND transporter permease subunit, with the protein MIARLIRWSVANRFLVLLATLFVTAWGIWSVQSTPIDALPDLSDVQVIIRTPYPGQAPQIVENQVTYPLATTMLSVPGARTVRGYSFFGDSFVYVLFEDGTDLYWARSRVLEYLSQIQSRLPANAKPALGPDATGVGWIFQYALVDRSGTHDLAQLRALQDWFLKFELKTLPNVAEVATVGGMVKQYQVQLDPLKMASLGITQAQVSEAIGKANQETGGAVLEMAETEFIVRASGYLKTLNDFRAIPLKLGAGGVPVTLGDVATIQLGPEMRRGISELDGEGETVGGVVILRSGKNARETIAAVKTRLDELKSSLPAGVEIIPTYDRSKLIDRAVENLSHKLIEEFIVVALVCGLFLWHLRSSLVAIISLPVGVLMAFIVMRYQGINANIMSLGGIAIAIGAMVDAAVVMIENAHKKIEAWHAAHPGEALTGERHWQVMTEAAAEVGPALFFCLLIITLSFIPVFTLEAQEGRLFGPLAFTKTYAMAAAAGLSVTLVPVLMGYWIRGRIPGEQQNPLNRWLIRIYQPALDAVLRRPKITLLAALLVFVSALWPMSRLGGEFLPPLDEGDLLYMPSALPGLSAQKAAQLLQQTDRLIKTVPEVEHVFGKAGRAETATDPAPLEMFETTIQFKPHDQWRPGMTQEKLVEELDRVVRVPGLTNIWIPPIRNRIDMLATGIKSPIGVKVAGSNLTEIDAATQAVERAAKGVPGVSSALAERLTGGRYMDVDIDRKAAARYGLNIADVQAIVAGAIGGENVGETIEGLARFPINVRYPREWRDSVGALEQLPIYTPSGSQITLGTVATVKVNDGPPMLKSENARPSGWVYIDVRGRDIASVVGDLRRIINEQVKLQPGMSLSYSGQFEFLERANARLKLVVPATLLIIFVLLYLTFARFDEALLIMATLPFALTGGAWFLYLLGFNLSVATGVGFIALAGVSAEFGVIMLLYLKNAWAEREDLGDRSERALVAAIREGAVQRVRPKAMTVAVIIAGLLPILLGSGTGSEVMSRIAAPMVGGMVTAPLLSLFVIPAAYRLMRRRHLIVEPVNPRGKIA; encoded by the coding sequence ATGATCGCCCGCCTCATTCGCTGGTCGGTGGCCAACCGTTTCCTGGTGCTGCTGGCCACGCTGTTCGTCACGGCCTGGGGCATCTGGTCAGTGCAGAGCACGCCCATCGATGCCCTGCCGGATCTGTCCGATGTGCAAGTGATCATCCGCACCCCCTATCCTGGGCAAGCGCCGCAGATTGTCGAGAACCAGGTCACCTATCCGTTGGCCACCACCATGCTTTCGGTGCCGGGGGCGAGGACGGTTCGGGGCTATTCCTTCTTCGGCGACAGCTTCGTTTATGTGCTGTTCGAGGACGGGACCGACCTGTACTGGGCGCGCTCGCGGGTGCTGGAGTACTTGAGCCAGATACAAAGCCGCTTGCCGGCCAACGCCAAACCCGCGTTAGGGCCGGACGCCACGGGCGTGGGCTGGATATTCCAGTACGCGCTGGTAGACCGCAGCGGGACGCATGACCTGGCGCAATTGCGCGCGTTGCAGGACTGGTTCCTCAAGTTCGAACTCAAGACCCTGCCCAACGTGGCGGAAGTGGCCACCGTGGGCGGCATGGTCAAGCAGTATCAGGTGCAGCTCGATCCGCTGAAAATGGCCAGCCTCGGCATCACCCAGGCCCAAGTCAGCGAAGCCATCGGCAAGGCCAATCAGGAGACCGGTGGTGCAGTGCTGGAGATGGCCGAAACCGAGTTCATCGTGCGCGCGTCCGGCTACCTGAAGACCCTCAATGATTTCCGGGCGATCCCGCTCAAGCTGGGCGCAGGTGGCGTGCCGGTGACCCTGGGCGATGTCGCGACGATCCAGTTGGGACCGGAAATGCGCCGTGGCATCAGCGAACTCGACGGCGAAGGCGAGACGGTCGGCGGCGTGGTGATTTTGCGCAGCGGCAAGAATGCGCGCGAGACCATTGCGGCGGTCAAGACCCGACTCGACGAACTGAAAAGCAGTCTGCCGGCCGGGGTGGAAATCATCCCCACCTACGACCGCAGCAAGCTGATCGACCGCGCCGTGGAAAACCTCAGCCACAAGCTGATCGAAGAGTTCATCGTGGTCGCATTGGTCTGCGGGCTCTTTCTCTGGCACCTGCGCTCATCCCTTGTGGCGATCATTTCACTGCCGGTCGGGGTGCTGATGGCCTTCATCGTCATGCGCTACCAGGGCATCAACGCCAACATCATGTCCCTGGGCGGGATCGCCATCGCCATTGGCGCGATGGTCGATGCTGCCGTGGTGATGATCGAGAACGCCCACAAGAAAATCGAAGCCTGGCATGCGGCCCATCCCGGGGAGGCATTGACGGGTGAACGTCACTGGCAGGTGATGACCGAAGCGGCGGCCGAGGTCGGCCCGGCGCTGTTTTTCTGTCTGTTGATCATCACCCTGTCGTTCATTCCGGTGTTCACTTTGGAAGCCCAGGAAGGACGGCTGTTTGGCCCGTTGGCATTCACCAAGACCTACGCCATGGCCGCCGCAGCGGGATTGTCCGTGACCCTGGTGCCGGTGCTGATGGGCTACTGGATTCGCGGGCGAATACCCGGTGAACAACAGAACCCGTTGAATCGCTGGTTGATCCGGATCTATCAGCCGGCCCTGGACGCCGTCCTGCGCCGACCGAAAATCACATTGCTCGCGGCGCTACTGGTGTTTGTCAGTGCGCTCTGGCCGATGTCGCGTTTGGGCGGCGAGTTTCTTCCGCCACTGGACGAGGGTGATCTGCTCTATATGCCGTCGGCGCTGCCGGGATTGTCAGCGCAGAAAGCCGCGCAACTGCTGCAACAGACCGACCGCCTGATCAAGACCGTGCCCGAGGTCGAACATGTATTCGGCAAAGCCGGTCGTGCCGAAACCGCCACCGACCCGGCGCCACTGGAGATGTTCGAGACCACCATCCAGTTCAAGCCCCATGACCAGTGGCGCCCGGGCATGACCCAGGAAAAGCTGGTGGAAGAACTGGATCGGGTGGTCCGGGTTCCCGGGCTGACCAACATCTGGATACCGCCGATTCGCAACCGTATCGACATGCTGGCCACCGGGATCAAGAGCCCCATCGGGGTGAAAGTCGCCGGCAGCAACCTGACAGAGATCGATGCCGCGACCCAGGCGGTCGAACGCGCGGCCAAGGGTGTGCCAGGTGTCAGTTCGGCGCTGGCCGAACGACTGACCGGTGGCCGTTATATGGACGTGGACATCGACCGCAAGGCCGCCGCGCGCTACGGACTGAACATCGCCGATGTGCAGGCCATCGTGGCCGGTGCCATTGGCGGTGAGAACGTCGGGGAAACCATCGAAGGCCTCGCCCGCTTTCCGATCAACGTGCGTTACCCACGAGAGTGGCGTGACTCGGTCGGCGCCCTGGAGCAATTGCCGATCTATACGCCGTCAGGCAGTCAGATCACCCTCGGCACGGTGGCGACGGTCAAGGTGAACGACGGTCCGCCGATGCTCAAGAGCGAAAACGCTCGGCCTTCGGGCTGGGTGTACATCGATGTGCGAGGTCGGGACATTGCCTCGGTGGTCGGTGACCTGCGACGGATCATCAACGAACAGGTGAAGTTGCAGCCCGGCATGAGCCTGAGTTACTCGGGGCAGTTCGAATTTCTCGAAAGGGCCAACGCACGCCTCAAACTGGTGGTGCCGGCCACGCTGCTGATCATCTTCGTATTGCTCTACCTGACGTTCGCCCGCTTCGACGAGGCCCTGCTGATCATGGCCACCCTACCCTTCGCCCTGACGGGTGGCGCATGGTTTCTCTACCTGCTGGGCTTCAACCTCTCGGTCGCCACCGGCGTCGGCTTCATCGCCCTGGCCGGGGTGTCCGCCGAGTTCGGCGTGATCATGCTGCTCTACCTGAAGAACGCCTGGGCCGAACGTGAAGACCTCGGCGACCGCTCCGAACGCGCTCTGGTGGCGGCGATTCGCGAAGGTGCCGTGCAGCGTGTTCGACCCAAGGCCATGACCGTGGCGGTGATCATTGCCGGCCTGCTGCCGATCCTGTTGGGCAGCGGCACCGGCAGCGAAGTGATGAGCCGCATCGCCGCGCCCATGGTCGGTGGCATGGTCACCGCACCCCTGCTTTCCCTGTTTGTCATCCCGGCGGCCTATCGTTTGATGCGTCGCCGGCATCTCATCGTTGAACCCGTTAACCCTCGAGGAAAAATCGCATGA
- a CDS encoding efflux RND transporter periplasmic adaptor subunit yields the protein MNLKQWNGPWLAGISLALGIAGGYWFAQQRTGADPVNAPEQRLDSSQERKALYWYDPMYPQQKFDKPGKSPFMDMQLVPRYASDAGDQATVNIDPGLTQNLGLRYATVTRGVLDSSLDVTGILAFNERDVAVVQARTTGFVERVYALAPGDVLKANAALADVLVPEWAAAQTEFLALKRNGDAELLAAARQRLRLSGMPAALIAQVERSGKVQPYLTLTSPIAGVLQELDVRTGMTVASGETLARVNGLSSVWLAVAVPEADAGSIVVGQTVEARLPAFPGTVLNGKVSAILPETNPDSRTLRVRVELPNPDGHLRPGLTAQVRLNRSTAQSVLWVPSEAVIRTGRRALVMLAADAGRYRPVEVQLGQESDGKTAILKGLEEGQKVVTSGQFLLDSEASLKGIVTSSAEESAPGPATNSLHEADGQIVEISEQEVTLAHGPFKTLGMPGMTMTFPLANPALIQGLKSGDKVRIAVSQTDDGLRVERLEKSGSQP from the coding sequence ATGAACCTTAAACAATGGAATGGGCCATGGCTGGCCGGGATCTCGCTGGCGCTGGGCATTGCGGGAGGTTATTGGTTCGCTCAACAGCGAACAGGCGCCGATCCGGTCAACGCTCCAGAACAGCGCCTCGATTCGTCGCAGGAACGCAAGGCGCTGTATTGGTACGACCCCATGTACCCGCAGCAAAAATTCGACAAGCCGGGCAAATCCCCCTTCATGGACATGCAACTGGTGCCTCGATACGCCAGCGATGCCGGGGATCAAGCGACGGTCAACATCGATCCGGGCCTGACCCAGAATCTGGGGCTGCGTTATGCGACCGTCACCCGCGGTGTCCTTGATTCCAGCCTCGATGTGACAGGGATCCTGGCGTTCAACGAACGTGATGTGGCGGTGGTTCAGGCACGCACCACAGGTTTTGTTGAGCGGGTCTACGCGCTCGCGCCCGGCGATGTGCTCAAGGCCAACGCGGCGCTTGCGGATGTCCTGGTGCCCGAATGGGCCGCTGCGCAGACCGAGTTCCTTGCGCTCAAGCGCAATGGCGATGCCGAGCTGTTGGCGGCGGCCCGTCAGCGACTGCGGCTCAGCGGGATGCCGGCCGCCTTGATTGCGCAAGTGGAACGTAGCGGTAAGGTCCAGCCCTACCTGACCCTCACCAGCCCGATTGCCGGTGTGCTGCAAGAGTTGGACGTACGCACGGGAATGACCGTGGCGAGCGGCGAGACCCTGGCGCGGGTCAACGGTCTGAGTAGCGTCTGGCTCGCGGTGGCCGTACCGGAAGCGGATGCCGGATCGATCGTCGTGGGACAGACCGTCGAAGCACGTCTGCCCGCCTTCCCGGGGACAGTGCTCAACGGCAAGGTCAGCGCGATTTTGCCCGAGACCAATCCGGACAGCCGCACCCTTCGTGTGCGGGTGGAGCTGCCCAATCCGGACGGGCACCTCAGGCCCGGTTTGACCGCTCAAGTGCGCCTGAACCGCTCGACCGCTCAAAGTGTTTTGTGGGTGCCGAGCGAGGCGGTGATTCGCACCGGGCGACGCGCCCTGGTGATGCTCGCCGCAGACGCCGGTCGCTATCGCCCGGTGGAGGTGCAACTCGGACAGGAAAGCGACGGCAAGACTGCGATCCTGAAAGGCCTGGAAGAAGGCCAGAAGGTGGTCACGTCAGGCCAGTTCCTGCTCGACTCGGAGGCCAGTCTCAAGGGCATCGTCACCAGTTCGGCGGAGGAATCAGCACCCGGTCCGGCAACCAACAGCCTGCATGAGGCCGATGGGCAGATCGTCGAGATCAGCGAGCAGGAAGTCACCCTCGCCCACGGCCCCTTCAAGACACTCGGCATGCCGGGCATGACGATGACCTTCCCACTGGCCAATCCGGCGCTGATCCAGGGCCTGAAAAGCGGCGACAAAGTGCGCATCGCCGTGAGCCAGACCGACGATGGCTTGCGTGTCGAACGCCTGGAAAAATCGGGGAGCCAGCCATGA
- a CDS encoding copper-binding protein, whose translation MKLTLIAVAGSALALSLSAHAEDMPGMKMDGMDMQQETTQAQVAQAEGTIKAMDTTKHTVTLAHGAVPAVQWPPMTMAFSATQDQLKGLTVGDHVKFSFRVDGGKATIVSIGK comes from the coding sequence ATGAAACTGACCCTGATCGCCGTTGCCGGTAGCGCATTGGCACTTTCACTCTCTGCCCACGCAGAGGATATGCCGGGCATGAAAATGGACGGTATGGACATGCAACAGGAAACAACACAGGCCCAGGTTGCCCAAGCCGAAGGCACCATCAAGGCGATGGATACGACCAAACATACGGTGACCCTCGCCCACGGGGCTGTCCCCGCCGTGCAATGGCCGCCGATGACCATGGCGTTTTCCGCAACGCAAGACCAACTCAAGGGCCTGACAGTCGGTGACCATGTGAAGTTTTCGTTTCGGGTAGACGGTGGCAAGGCCACCATTGTGTCTATCGGAAAGTAA
- a CDS encoding sulfatase-like hydrolase/transferase, producing the protein MHLLRSILLGIGVGIAALGSAQAAEKPNIVVIMVDDMAPMDLSAYNRGLGAVTTPNIDRLAKEGVMISDYYAQPSCTAGRAAFITGQYPIRTGLTAVGQPGAKVGLQDTDVTLAQLLKAEGYSTGMFGKSHVGDRNEYLPTVHGFDEFFGFLYHLNIMEIAEMTNFPKDPNFPGIPRNMIHAV; encoded by the coding sequence ATGCACCTCTTGAGAAGCATTCTGCTCGGTATCGGCGTGGGCATTGCCGCCCTCGGCTCGGCTCAGGCCGCAGAGAAACCCAATATCGTGGTCATCATGGTCGATGACATGGCCCCCATGGACCTGTCGGCCTATAACCGTGGCCTGGGTGCCGTCACCACACCCAACATCGATCGCCTCGCCAAGGAAGGGGTGATGATCTCGGACTACTACGCCCAGCCCAGTTGCACGGCCGGCCGCGCAGCGTTCATCACCGGGCAGTACCCGATCCGCACCGGCCTGACGGCCGTTGGGCAGCCCGGCGCGAAAGTCGGCTTGCAGGACACCGATGTGACCCTGGCCCAGTTGCTCAAGGCCGAGGGTTACTCCACCGGCATGTTCGGCAAGTCCCACGTCGGCGATCGCAATGAATACCTGCCTACCGTGCATGGCTTCGATGAGTTCTTCGGTTTTCTCTATCACCTGAACATCATGGAGATAGCGGAAATGACCAACTTCCCCAAGGACCCGAATTTTCCGGGCATTCCACGCAACATGATTCACGCGGTGTAG
- a CDS encoding AraC family transcriptional regulator, whose protein sequence is MIDFVRAAGLANFAEFASKQGLNPEKMLKRAGLPLDLEQFPDSLIAYSKMLDLLVLCEMESGNRLFALQYGLAQGVNVFGPLLYLFRNARDVREALTGLTAYYHIHSGAAKIVLDESGKHAILSYSISDTTLPGYRQGSELALGVGLQLMRTLLGKRWQPQALLIRHTPVAEPAQFRRLIGMTPSFNTTYNGLMFDASALDTPLESADPALHRLIRQHLDHLAQMSDEELPTLIRQLIRNFMPEGRANIEYLATFMRMSTRTLQRQLELEGFTFQDLLSEVRRDMACHYLQDSTIRISQLADLLGYSDQSAFTRAFQRWHGMSPREWRKQQVGKTGHAQRRYPISSA, encoded by the coding sequence ATGATCGACTTCGTCCGCGCCGCAGGGCTGGCAAACTTCGCCGAGTTCGCGTCGAAACAGGGGCTGAACCCCGAAAAAATGCTCAAACGAGCCGGCCTGCCCCTGGACCTTGAACAGTTTCCCGACAGTTTGATTGCCTACAGCAAAATGCTCGATCTGCTGGTGCTGTGCGAAATGGAGTCCGGCAACCGCCTGTTCGCCCTGCAATACGGCCTGGCCCAGGGCGTGAACGTTTTCGGCCCCCTGCTCTACCTGTTTCGCAACGCCCGGGATGTGCGTGAAGCGCTGACCGGCCTGACGGCCTACTACCACATCCATTCAGGGGCGGCGAAAATCGTCCTCGACGAATCGGGCAAGCACGCGATCCTGTCCTACTCCATCAGCGACACGACCTTGCCCGGCTATCGCCAGGGTTCCGAGCTGGCACTGGGCGTCGGCCTGCAATTGATGCGCACGTTGCTGGGCAAGCGCTGGCAACCCCAGGCCCTGCTGATCCGCCATACCCCGGTTGCGGAACCTGCGCAATTTCGCCGCCTCATCGGCATGACCCCAAGCTTCAACACCACCTATAACGGCCTGATGTTCGACGCCAGCGCGCTGGATACGCCACTGGAGTCCGCTGACCCGGCCCTGCATCGGCTGATCCGCCAGCACCTGGATCACCTGGCACAGATGTCCGACGAGGAACTGCCAACCCTGATCCGGCAACTGATTCGAAATTTCATGCCCGAGGGCCGGGCCAACATCGAATACCTCGCAACGTTCATGCGCATGAGTACCCGCACGCTGCAACGCCAGCTGGAACTGGAAGGTTTCACCTTTCAGGATCTGTTGTCCGAGGTTCGCCGGGACATGGCCTGTCATTACCTGCAAGACTCGACCATCAGGATTTCGCAACTGGCCGACCTGCTCGGCTACAGCGACCAAAGCGCATTCACCCGTGCCTTTCAGCGCTGGCATGGGATGAGCCCCAGGGAATGGCGCAAACAACAGGTCGGCAAGACCGGTCATGCGCAACGCCGTTACCCGATATCAAGCGCCTGA
- a CDS encoding TolC family protein: MNCKCYCTGGPLVAGLLASVLALPGFASALTLDEALRLAENNAPSLTAQDAKIQAASSAAIPAGELPDPKLLLGVQNYPVGGPDRWSIDQDFMTMQMVGVRQEMPNGDKRKARIEVADAAIDRAAAERRVERLKVRQSTALAWISSYSVERKDALFQDFYKENRLLSDTVRAQIAGGRAQPADAVTPKQEAALLAEQQDDLTLQRAQARAALKRWIGPAANDKPMGRLPEWPVDPASYGHKLQHHPELAAFAPMTREAQAKVNEAVSEKQSDWSWEVDYQRRGREFGDMVSVQFSWDLPLFPGTRQDPKIAARQAELSQLEAEREALSREHTQQLENELADYARLDRAVRRYQDSLLPLAREKVELSMAGYRAGSGDLNAVVAARRELIETRLKQIDVEEQRALSSARLHFAYGESSL; encoded by the coding sequence ATGAACTGCAAGTGCTATTGCACAGGCGGGCCGCTCGTGGCCGGCCTGCTGGCAAGCGTATTGGCATTGCCCGGCTTCGCCAGCGCCTTGACCCTCGATGAAGCGTTGCGACTGGCGGAAAACAACGCGCCGTCACTGACCGCACAAGACGCAAAAATCCAGGCGGCCAGCAGCGCCGCCATTCCCGCCGGTGAACTGCCCGACCCCAAGCTGCTGCTGGGGGTGCAGAACTACCCCGTGGGTGGTCCGGATCGCTGGAGCATCGACCAGGACTTCATGACCATGCAGATGGTTGGGGTCAGGCAAGAGATGCCCAACGGCGACAAGCGCAAGGCGCGCATCGAGGTAGCCGATGCCGCTATTGACCGCGCGGCGGCGGAGCGTCGGGTCGAACGGCTGAAGGTACGCCAGTCCACTGCGCTGGCCTGGATCAGCAGCTATTCCGTTGAGCGAAAAGACGCGCTGTTCCAGGACTTCTACAAGGAAAATCGCCTGCTGAGTGACACCGTCCGCGCGCAAATCGCCGGCGGTCGCGCACAACCCGCCGACGCCGTGACGCCCAAACAGGAAGCGGCGCTGCTGGCTGAACAACAGGACGATCTGACGCTGCAGAGAGCCCAGGCACGAGCGGCCCTCAAGCGCTGGATTGGCCCAGCCGCCAACGACAAGCCCATGGGCCGCCTGCCTGAATGGCCGGTCGACCCCGCCAGCTACGGCCACAAACTGCAACACCATCCCGAGCTGGCCGCGTTCGCGCCGATGACCCGCGAAGCGCAAGCCAAGGTTAATGAAGCCGTGTCGGAGAAACAGTCGGACTGGAGCTGGGAGGTGGATTACCAGCGTCGTGGCCGCGAGTTCGGCGACATGGTCAGCGTGCAGTTTTCCTGGGACCTGCCGCTGTTTCCCGGCACCCGCCAGGACCCGAAAATCGCTGCCAGACAGGCTGAACTCAGCCAGCTGGAGGCAGAGCGCGAAGCCCTGTCCCGCGAGCACACCCAGCAACTGGAAAACGAACTGGCCGACTATGCGCGCCTCGATCGTGCCGTGCGCCGCTACCAGGACAGCCTGTTGCCGCTGGCCAGGGAAAAGGTCGAGCTGAGCATGGCCGGTTATCGCGCCGGCAGTGGCGACTTGAACGCCGTGGTGGCCGCCCGGCGCGAGCTCATCGAAACCCGTCTCAAACAGATCGACGTGGAAGAGCAGCGCGCGCTGAGCAGTGCGCGCCTGCATTTTGCTTATGGGGAGTCCAGCCTATGA
- a CDS encoding DUF1302 domain-containing protein translates to MNRFVHRRRLPAFRPHRLALLIALISSPVLAAEFQVGEIQGRANAKLSLGALWSAEDANKAMIYPQNAQAIGQTFDPNGVGRNSDDRRLNYRNAGTLISTPLTFLGEMDLKWQNYGVFTRAKTWYDYRLNHDEVSWGSAANGYDHGARLDDSHYDDLAKFQGAELLDAYVYGDFQLGESALQLRGGNQSVNWGESLFFLNGINSINPVDTAALRRPGSEVKEALVPVPMLYTA, encoded by the coding sequence ATGAACCGCTTCGTTCATCGTCGGCGCCTGCCAGCGTTTCGACCGCATCGCCTCGCACTGCTGATCGCCCTCATCAGCAGCCCGGTCCTGGCGGCCGAATTCCAGGTGGGGGAGATCCAGGGGCGCGCCAACGCCAAGTTGTCCCTGGGTGCCCTGTGGAGCGCCGAAGACGCCAACAAGGCCATGATCTACCCGCAGAACGCCCAGGCCATCGGCCAGACGTTCGACCCCAACGGTGTCGGCCGCAACAGCGATGACCGTCGCCTCAATTACCGCAACGCCGGCACGCTGATCTCCACGCCATTGACGTTCCTCGGTGAGATGGACCTGAAGTGGCAAAACTACGGTGTCTTCACCCGGGCCAAGACCTGGTACGACTACCGCCTGAACCATGACGAAGTGTCCTGGGGCAGTGCCGCCAACGGCTACGATCACGGCGCGCGGCTGGACGACAGTCACTACGACGACCTGGCCAAGTTCCAGGGCGCCGAGTTGCTCGACGCCTATGTCTATGGCGATTTCCAGCTGGGCGAAAGTGCCTTGCAACTGCGTGGCGGCAACCAGTCGGTGAATTGGGGCGAGTCGCTGTTTTTCCTCAACGGCATCAACAGCATCAACCCGGTGGACACTGCCGCACTGCGCCGCCCTGGCTCCGAGGTCAAGGAAGCGCTGGTGCCGGTGCCGATGCTCTACACCGCGTGA
- a CDS encoding VOC family protein has protein sequence MTIKRMDNVLIVVDDLEAVKAFFIELGLKLEGQTTVEGSEVGRLIGLGDVRSTIAMLRTPDGQGVELDKFHTPDAIRFGPVDAPVNTLGLRRIMFAVEGIDAVVARMQVHGAELIGRMQYGTAYRLAYIRGPEGIIVGLAEQLG, from the coding sequence ATGACCATCAAGCGAATGGACAACGTCCTGATCGTCGTCGACGATCTCGAAGCGGTAAAAGCGTTCTTTATCGAACTGGGCCTCAAGCTCGAGGGCCAGACCACGGTTGAAGGGTCTGAAGTGGGGAGACTCATAGGGCTCGGCGACGTGCGGTCCACGATCGCGATGCTGCGCACCCCCGACGGACAAGGAGTCGAACTGGACAAGTTCCACACACCAGACGCCATCAGGTTCGGCCCCGTGGACGCGCCGGTGAACACCCTGGGGCTGCGGCGCATCATGTTCGCCGTGGAGGGTATCGACGCTGTGGTCGCGCGGATGCAGGTCCATGGCGCGGAGCTCATTGGCCGGATGCAGTACGGGACGGCGTACCGGCTCGCCTACATCCGTGGCCCCGAGGGCATTATTGTCGGGCTGGCCGAACAGCTGGGCTGA
- a CDS encoding arylsulfatase, whose product MKTRLRKGLFWPLIAAASLIVGSASVCAAQKQPNILVIWGDDIGWQNVSAYGMGTMGYTTPSIDSIGAEGIRFTDHYGQPSCTAGRAAFITGQYPIRSGMTTVGQPGDKLGLQAASPSLAEVLKKAGYATGQFGKNHLGDRNEHLPTVHGFDEFFGNLYHLNTQEESEQRDYQNFAKTYSGSVEAYEGKFGTRGVIHSFASTTDDPTVDPRFGRVGKQTIEDTGPLTQKRMEMFDEEEVASRAMEFMKKSKANDKPFFVWLNTSRMHLYTRLNDKWRYAAEHYSSEGDLYGSGMLQHDHDVGQVLDFLKENGLDENTIVWYSTDNGPEHSSWPHGGTTPFRSEKMSTYEGGVRVISMLRWPGVIKSGQVLNGIQSHMDMFTSLAAAAGVPDVAADIKQEKKQYIDGINNLPYWKGQAKDSARNSLFYYYESKLTAIRLGPWKFHLSTKEDYYANLVPRTVPLLFNLRMDPFESYDNKDSYGHLLQKVSWLIQPVGEIIGAHLKTLAEYPPVQGGKSYDMSNLVQDFLSRAKQ is encoded by the coding sequence ATGAAAACCAGACTCCGAAAGGGCCTTTTCTGGCCCCTGATCGCGGCTGCGTCACTGATCGTGGGCAGTGCCTCGGTGTGCGCCGCACAAAAGCAACCCAACATCCTGGTGATCTGGGGCGATGACATCGGTTGGCAAAACGTCAGTGCCTACGGCATGGGCACGATGGGCTACACCACGCCGAGCATCGACAGCATTGGCGCCGAAGGCATTCGCTTCACCGATCACTACGGGCAGCCTTCCTGCACGGCGGGGCGCGCGGCGTTCATCACCGGCCAATATCCGATTCGCTCTGGGATGACCACCGTCGGCCAGCCGGGGGACAAACTGGGCTTGCAGGCCGCCTCACCGAGCCTGGCCGAAGTGCTGAAGAAGGCCGGTTACGCCACCGGCCAGTTCGGCAAGAACCACCTGGGTGATCGCAACGAGCACTTGCCCACGGTGCACGGGTTCGATGAGTTCTTCGGCAACCTGTATCACCTCAACACCCAGGAAGAATCCGAGCAGCGCGATTACCAGAATTTCGCCAAGACCTATTCCGGCAGCGTCGAAGCCTATGAGGGCAAGTTCGGTACCCGCGGCGTGATCCATTCGTTCGCCAGCACCACCGATGACCCGACGGTGGACCCGCGCTTTGGCCGGGTGGGCAAGCAGACCATCGAAGACACCGGGCCGCTGACCCAGAAGCGCATGGAGATGTTCGACGAAGAGGAAGTCGCAAGCAGGGCCATGGAGTTCATGAAGAAATCCAAGGCCAACGACAAGCCGTTCTTCGTCTGGCTGAACACCTCACGCATGCACCTGTACACGCGCCTCAACGACAAATGGCGTTATGCCGCCGAACACTACAGCTCCGAAGGCGACCTGTACGGCTCCGGCATGTTGCAGCACGATCATGACGTCGGTCAGGTGCTCGACTTCCTCAAGGAAAACGGTCTGGATGAGAACACCATCGTCTGGTACTCCACCGACAACGGTCCTGAGCACTCTTCCTGGCCCCATGGCGGAACGACGCCGTTTCGCAGTGAAAAGATGTCGACCTATGAAGGCGGCGTACGGGTGATTTCGATGCTGCGCTGGCCTGGGGTGATCAAGTCCGGCCAGGTGCTCAACGGCATCCAGTCGCACATGGACATGTTCACCAGCCTGGCGGCCGCCGCCGGCGTGCCCGATGTGGCGGCTGATATCAAGCAGGAGAAAAAGCAGTACATCGACGGGATCAACAACCTGCCTTACTGGAAGGGTCAGGCGAAGGACTCGGCGCGCAACAGCCTGTTTTACTACTACGAAAGCAAGTTGACCGCGATCCGTCTGGGGCCGTGGAAATTCCACCTGTCGACCAAGGAGGACTACTACGCCAACCTGGTGCCGCGCACCGTGCCGCTGTTGTTCAACCTGCGCATGGACCCGTTCGAAAGCTACGACAACAAGGATTCCTACGGGCATCTGCTGCAGAAAGTCTCGTGGCTGATCCAGCCCGTGGGCGAAATCATCGGCGCGCACTTGAAAACCCTCGCCGAGTACCCGCCGGTACAGGGTGGCAAAAGCTACGACATGTCGAACCTGGTGCAGGATTTCCTCAGCCGCGCCAAACAATAG